In Callithrix jacchus isolate 240 chromosome 18, calJac240_pri, whole genome shotgun sequence, one DNA window encodes the following:
- the LOC128931127 gene encoding uncharacterized protein LOC128931127, with protein sequence MGQGQKPRQPDLRNIRGHAHLACHGCGLAELHLPPAGGRQEFLPHQLCESPWEGAGLGRLRVLGGCALTPTSTSSQISDLICQSTKDSLLWEFLSLGYAVMLCPFVIILGVMFFLAMVLFFLSNCAKAEQQLNQRVMLPSSVEV encoded by the exons ATGGGCCAAGGGCAGAAGCCACGGCAGCCTGATCTCAGGAACA TACGTGGTCATGCCCACCTGGCATGCCACGGCTGTGGTCTTGCAGAGCTTCACCTCCCACCTGCCGGGGGACGCCAGGAGTTCCTACCTCATCAGCTTTGTGAGTCACCCTGGGAGGGGGCtggcctggggaggctgagggtttTGGGGGGCTGTGCCCTGACACCCACCTCCACATCCTCACAGATCTCAGACCTGATCTGCCAGAGCACCAAGGACTCCCTGCTCTGGGAGTTCCTGAGCCTGGGCTATGCGGTCATGCTCTGCCCCTTTGTCATCATCCTGGGGGTCATGTTCTTCCTCGCCATGGTGCTCTTCTTCCTCAGCAACTGTGCCAAGGCTGAGCAGCA GCTCAACCAGCGGGTGATGCTGCCTTCATCTGTGGAAGTCTGA